A single genomic interval of Camelina sativa cultivar DH55 chromosome 11, Cs, whole genome shotgun sequence harbors:
- the LOC104726413 gene encoding exocyst complex component EXO70B1, with protein MAENGEEKLLAVARHIAKTLGHNESMADDILQIFSNFDGRFSREKLAEGQAGEDGSGVAVLERALNSIDVQISRFVAADQPIWADPSDSAAFLDTIDELVAIIREWSPMASEKPIGVCLARADDMMQQAMFRIEEEFRSLMERGAESFGLNPQGDAGATMNHRFDSEEEDDDDRDFHNGDDVQIPVAQPLTDYDLIIDALPSATINDLHEMAKRMLGAGFGKSCSHVYSACRREFLEESMSRLGLQKLSIEEVHKMPWQELEDEIDRWIKAANVALRILFPSERRLCDRVFFGFSSAADLSFMEVCRGSTIQLLNFADAIAIGSRSPERLFKVLDVFETMRDLMPEFESVFSDQFCSVLRNEAVTIWKRLGESIRGIFMELENLIRRDPAKAAVPGGGLHPITRYVMNYLRAACRSRQTLELVFEESNGVPSKDSTLLTVQMSWIMELLESNLEVKSKVYKDPALCYVFLMNNGRYIVQKVKDGDLGLLLGDDWIRKHNAKVRQYHMNYQRSSWNKMLGLLKVDNTASGMNGLGKTMKEKLKQFNIQFDEICKVHSTWVVFDEQLREELKISLDRLLVPAYGNFIGRFQNLGDIGKNADRYIKYGVEDIEARINELFKGTTTGRK; from the coding sequence ATGGCGGAGAATGGTGAAGAGAAGTTACTTGCTGTAGCCCGTCACATAGCCAAAACACTTGGCCATAACGAATCCATGGCCGATGATATCTTACAGATCTTCTCCAACTTCGACGGCAGGTTTTCCCGCGAAAAGCTCGCCGAAGGTCAAGCTGGAGAAGATGGATCCGGAGTCGCTGTACTCGAACGAGCTCTCAATTCCATAGACGTTCAGATCTCTCGCTTCGTTGCCGCGGATCAACCTATCTGGGCTGATCCTTCCGATTCAGCTGCTTTTCTCGACACGATCGATGAGTTAGTTGCTATCATCAGAGAGTGGAGTCCCATGGCTTCTGAGAAACCAATCGGCGTCTGTCTAGCACGCGCCGACGATATGATGCAGCAAGCTATGTTCCGCATCGAAGAAGAGTTCAGGTCGCTTATGGAGCGAGGAGCTGAGTCTTTCGGACTTAATCCTCAGGGAGACGCTGGTGCGACGATGAACCATCGTTTCGactctgaggaagaagatgacgacgACAGAGATTTCCACAACGGTGACGATGTCCAGATCCCAGTGGCGCAGCCACTCACTGACTACGATCTTATCATCGATGCTCTCCCCTCGGCGACTATCAACGATCTTCACGAGATGGCTAAGCGTATGCTTGGCGCTGGTTTTGGTAAGTCGTGCTCTCATGTTTACAGTGCTTGTAGGAGAGAGTTTTTAGAAGAAAGCATGTCGAGGTTAGGTTTACAGAAGCTGAGTATTGAAGAAGTTCATAAGATGCCTTGGCAGGAGCTTGAGGATGAGATTGATAGGTGGATCAAAGCTGCTAACGTCGCTCTTCGGATCCTTTTTCCTAGTGAACGTAGACTCTGTGACCGTGTCTTCTTTGGTTTCTCCTCTGCTGCTGATCTCTCGTTTATGGAGGTATGTCGTGGCTCTACCATTCAGCTTCTGAATTTCGCGGATGCTATTGCTATAGGAAGCAGATCACCTGAGAGATTGTTTAAAGTGCTTGACGTATTCGAGACGATGAGGGATTTGATGCCTGAGTTCGAGTCTGTGTTCTCGGATCAGTTTTGCTCAGTTCTTAGAAATGAAGCAGTAACCATTTGGAAAAGATTGGGAGAGTCGATTAGAGGTATATTTATGGAGCTTGAGAATCTGATCAGGCGAGACCCGGCTAAAGCTGCTGTTCCTGGCGGTGGTCTTCATCCGATCACTCGTTACGTGATGAATTACCTACGTGCAGCCTGCAGGTCCAGGCAAACTTTAGAGCTAGTGTTTGAGGAGAGCAATGGTGTCCCTTCTAAAGATTCAACTCTGTTGACTGTACAGATGTCTTGGATCATGGAGCTTCTAGAGAGTAACTTGGAAGTGAAATCCAAAGTGTACAAAGATCCAGCCTTGTGTTATGTGTTTCTGATGAACAATGGGAGATACATTGTTCAGAAGGTGAAAGATGGAGACCTAGGATTGCTCTTAGGAGATGATTGGATTCGGAAACACAACGCTAAAGTGAGACAATACCATATGAATTATCAGAGAAGCTCATGGAATAAGATGTTGGGGTTGTTGAAGGTGGACAATACAGCGTCAGGTATGAACGGTTTGGGGAAGACTATGAAGGAGAAGCTGAAGCAGTTCAATATTCAGTTTGATGAGATATGTAAAGTGCATTCGACGTGGGTAGTGTTTGATGAGCAGCTGAGAGAAGAGCTAAAAATCTCACTGGACAGGCTTTTGGTACCGGCATATGGGAACTTCATCGGAAGGTTCCAGAACCTTGGAGACATAGGGAAAAACGCAGACAGGTACATCAAGTACGGAGTTGAGGACATAGAGGCGCGTATCAACGAGCTGTTCAAAGGCACAACCACGGGAAGAAAATGA